Part of the Xanthomonas sp. SI genome is shown below.
TCGGCGAGGATCTGCAGGCGCGGTTGGCGCAAGGACCGCTGCGCTGGGACTTGGTGCTGACTGTGGCCGCGCCCGGCGACCCGGTGAACGATCCATCGCAGCCGTGGCCGCAGGATCGGCAACAGATCGTCGCCGGCACGCTGGTGCTCGACCACGCCGAGCCGCAGGCCACCGGCCCGTGCCGCGACCTGAACTACGACCCGTTGATCCTGCCGCGCGGCATCGCCGGTTCCGACGACCCGATCCTGGCCGCGCGCTCGGCGGTGTATTCGCACTCGTTCAACCGCCGCGAGCGCGAGATCGGCCGCGGCCAGGCGCCGGATGCGACCGGCCAGGCGCATGGGGGTGCGCAATGAGCCGCGCGAACGCCTCCGGGCATTTCAACCTGACCGCGCGCCTGCTGCACTGGCTGATGGCGGCGATGATCCTGACCATGCTGTTCGTCGGCGTGGGCATGGTCGCCTCGGTATCGCAGCGGCCGTGGCTGCTCGACCTGCACCGCCCGCTGGGCATCGCGATCTTGCTGCTGGCGATCGTGCGCCTGGGCAACCGCCTGCGTCACCGCCCACCGCCGCTGCCGGCGGACCTGCCGTGGTGGCAGAAAACGGCGGCGCTGGCCTCGCACTGGTTGTTGTATACGCTGATGCTGGCGATGCCGTTGCTAGGCTGGTCGATGCTATCGGCCGGCGGCTATCCGATCGTGCTGTGGCCGGGGATGCAGCTGCCGCCGATCGCGCCGCACAGCCCGGCGCTGTATGCCTGGTTGCGCAGTGCGCATGGCTGGCTGGCGTATCTGCTGTTCGCCACGGTGCTGGGGCATCTGTGCGCGGCGCTGTTCCATGCCTGGGTGCGCCGCGATGGAGTGTTTTCGAGCATGGCGCGGGGTGGTGTGGCACCGGTGGTGGTGGTGGACCAGGCAGCGTCGCGAGAACAGGGCTGAGGGTTTGCGCTGTGCTGGTTGCGGGCTACCGGGACGACTTCGGGTGGACCTGGACTATCGGCCGCGATGGGCGTGATCGGTAACGCCCGTCGCGACTGAAGTCGCTCCCACAAAAAGGCGTGCGGCTTGCTAGCCCGGTGCACTGTAGGAGGGGCTTCAGCCCCGACAGATCGCCTGACGACGGTTCGGTTCCTGTCGCGGCTGAAGCCGCTCCTACAAAAAAGCGGGTGGCGTGCTGGCCAGGTGCTTCTGTAGGAGGGGCTTCAGCCCCGACAGACCGCCTGACGACGGTTCGGTTCCTGTCGCGGCTGAAGCCGCTCCTACAAAAAAACGGGCGGCGTGCTGGCCCGGTGCTTCTGTAGGAGGGGCTTCGGATTGCCCGGCAGCGATAGTGCGGCGCGGGCGGATTCAGTGCGGGCGCGGCGCGGGCGGGGCCGCCTCGCCAGCGATGCCGTGGCCGGTGGCGGCCCAGTAGATGCCGCCGTACAGGTGTTCGAGGTAGCGCGGATCGTTGTAGGCCTCGGCCTGGTGGCCGAGCGCGGTGACGAATACGCGCGCGCCTTCGAAGCGGTGGTACCAGGCCACCGGATGCGGCTTGCCCATGCCCTTGGCGACCTGGCCGGGCCAGATCAGGGTGGGGTCGTAGCTGGTTTCGTCCACCGTCAGCAGCGTGACCAGGTCGTCGCTGTACGGCGGATCGTATTCGTACCACTCGTCCGACCACAGCCAGCGCTGCGGCAGGCCGGCAGTGGCCGGGAAGTTGCGATCGACCACATCCACCATCGCGGTCTGCAGGTAGGGATGGGTGCGGAACGAGCGGCCGATCAAACGGTCGTACCAGTCCCACTGCCCGCGCGCGATCGCGAACGCCTTGTGCACCGCGACCACGCCACCGCCGCCGCGCACGTATTTCTGGAAATTGGCGCGCTGCGCCGGATTGAGATCGGTGGCCGGCGTATTGAGCAGCACGACGGCCGCGTACTGCGACAGGTCGCCATCGAAGGCCTCGGCGTTCCAGGCCCACACCAGCTCGAAGTAGTGCTGCCGCGCCAGCGCCTCGAACTGCGGCTTGGCCACCGGGATGTAGTCGTGGTGGTACTTGTTGGGAATCGCCGCGACCAGCACCTTGAACTGGCCCTCGGCCGCCATCGCCACGGCGGCGGGCAGCGACCAGGCCAGCAACAGCGCCCCTGCCAACAGCATTGCGCGCATCCACTTCATCCACGTTCTCCTGTCCGTCGATCGAGCGCATCACTCGGGATTGGCGGTGATGGCGGTGGGCGGAATCGCACCGCCGTCGAAGACGCTCCTTTCCGGGCACTCCCTGCTTGGCGCGTCGCTGGATCCGCTTCCGGACAGCATAGTCACTGGCGGCAGCGCCACCGCGCGGGCACGCACAATTTCATAGGCGCCTGCGCTTCCGGCATACCGATGACCGCCTGCGCGGCGCAGCAGCGGGCGTGCGCCGCAGCGCCGGCAGGACGTAGCGGCCGATGGACACCGCGCCACGCATCGCGTCCGCGCATCGCCCCGCCAGAAAGACCCCAGGACGCCACGCGATGTGGCAGCGCCGACATGGCCGCGCCGACCCGACACCGTTACACTTGCCACCGTGGGCGCGCCCCGATCGACAGGTCACCACGCCCGTTTCCCCGAACCACCCGTCATGCGCCGGCCGCCCTTCCGAGGCAGCCGGCCGCATCGACAGCGCCAGCCAGGTGTCGACGTCCCGCGCTCAGGCCTCGCCTGCGCACGGCGCATGTCCCGCTCCAAGCCAGCCTCCAAATCCGACCATCCCGCGGCGCTGCGTGCAGCGCGGTCGATGGCCATGCCTGCTTGCCACGGAGCCTTGCGATGAACCGTTTCCTCCCTCCCCACCGTTTCCCGCGCCGCTCGGCCCTGGCCATGGCCTGCCTGCTCGCCAGCGTGCCGGCCTTCGCCGCCGACGCGGCCGCCGACACCGCAACCGATCGCGATGTGACCACCCTCGACAAGGTCAGCGTCAAAGGCGAGCGCGCCGAAGGCTACAGCGTGCGCAAGACCACCGCCGGCACCCGCTTCGAGCTGGCGCCGCGCGAGATCCCGCAGTCGGTGAGCATCATCAGCCACCAGCGCATCGAGGATCAGGGCCTGGACGACATCATCGACGTGCTGGAGAACACCACCGGCGTGTCCAACACCCGCTCGGACAGCGAGCGCTTCGAGTTCTACGCGCGCGGCTTCTACATCGACAACTACCAGTTCGACGGCATCCCGACCACGATGGTGCAGAACTGGAGCTACGGCGACTCGGCGCTGGACCTTGCGCTGTACGACCGCGTGGAAGTGGTGCGCGGCGCCACCGGGCTGATGACCGGCGCGGGCAATCCGTCGGCCTCGGTCAACCTGATCCGCAAGCACGCCGACAGCGCCGAACTGGCCGGCAGCGTGCAGGTCACCGCCGGCAGTTGGGGCCGGACCCGCACGACGGTGGACGTCAGCACTCCGCTCAACGCCAGCGGCACGGTGCGCGCGCGGGTGATCGGCAGCTACCTGGATACCGATTCGTACGTGGACCGCTACAGCCAGAACAAGACCCTGGGCTATGCGGTGATCGATGCCGACCTGACCCCGGACACCCAGCTGAGCGTGGGCTACGACTACCAGAAGAAACAGTCCGACGACGTCACCTGGGGCGGCTTCCCGCTGTGGTATTCCGACGGCAGCCGCACCAACTATTCGCGCGCGTTCAACCCGGCCGCGGACTGGACGTTCTGGGACACCACCACCAAGCGCGCCTTCGCCACGCTGCAGCACGATTTCGCCAGCGGCTGGAAGATCAAGGCCAACGCCACCCACGACCAGACCAACGTCACCGACAAGCTGTTCTATCCGTTCTATACGATCTACGGCTTCGACAAGAACACCGGCGCCGGCGTGGTGCCCTACTCCGGCTACTACGTCACCGAGCGCAAGGTCGATGGCCTGGACGGCTATGCCGAAGGCCCGTTCCAGCTGTTCGGGCGCGAACACGAACTGATGGCCGGGGTCAGCTACAACCGCCGCCGCTACGTCAACGACGGCGCGTTCGATTTCCCGGTCAAGACTTATGACCCAGTAACTGGGTTTCCTTCCGAATACGTGACGCTACCTACCTATCTTGGTTGGAGCGGAAATTACCAAGAGCCGACCTGGTCGGCGCTGAGCGAGTTCAGCCGCGGCACCGTCACCCAGAAGGCCGGCTATGCGGCCGCGCGTTTTTCGCTGGCCGATCCGCTGAAGCTGATCGTCGGCGCGCGCTACACCGACTGGAAGGTAGATGGCGCCGAAAGCGGCGTGGCGTACAGCAGCCGGCAGAAGGAAACCACGCCGTATGCCGGCCTGGTCTACATGATCGACGCCGTGTGGTCGACCTACGTCAGCTACACCGACATCTTCCAGCCGCAGACCTCGCGCACCCGCACCGGCGCGTACCTGGATCCGGTGATCGGCAAGAGCTACGAGGCCGGGGTCAAGGCGGCGTGGTTCGAGGATCGCCTCAACGCGTCGCTGTCGGTGTTCCGCATCGAACAGGACAACGTCGCCCAGGCCACCACCGAGTTCGTGCCGGGTACCACCGAGACCGCGTACGTCGCAGCGCAGGGCACGGTCAGCCGCGGCTTCGAGTTCGAGCTGAACGGCGAACTGGCGCCGGGCTGGAACGGCACCTTCGGCGCCTCGCGCTACGTCGCCAAGGATGCCGGCGGTGCGGACATCAACGCGCAGCTGCCGCAGACCACGCTCAAGCTCTACACCAGCTACACCCCGCGCAGCCTCACCGAGCTGACCTTCGGCGGCGGCGTCAACTGGCAGAACCGCATCTACTACGTCGATGCGACCTACGGCCGCTTCGAGCAGGACGCCTATGCGCTGGTCAGCGCGTTCGCGCGCTACCGCCTGTCCGACGAATTCACGGTGCAGGCCAACCTCAACAACCTGCTGGACAAGAAGTACTACGCGCAGATCTACGGTTACGGCGCCTGGGGCGAACCGCGCAGCGGCTCGCTGAGCTTCACCTGGTCGTTCTGATCCGCCACTGCGTCCGGCGCGATGCGCCGGGCGGGCCTGGTTTCAACCGAATGCCGGTGGCCCATGTCCACCGGCATTCGCGTTTCCGGCGGCGCTACAGCCAGCCTTTCTGTCGCGCCAATCGCGCCGCCTCGATGCGGTTGCCGACGCCGAGCTTGCCGATCGCTTCGGACAGATAATTGCGCACGGTGCCGTGCGAGAGCCCGAGCTGCGCGGCGATATCGCCGGCCGAGGCGCCCTCGCCGGCCAGGCGCAGCACCTGGCGTTCGCGGTCGTTGAGCGGGTCGGCTTCGGACCAGGCTTCCAGCGCCAGTTCCGGATCGATCGCGCGGCCGCCGCGGTGCACCTGGCGGATCGCATCGACCAGGCGCTCGGGCGGCGCGTCCTTCAACAGATAGCCGCCGACGCCAGCGTCCAGCGCGCGGCGCAGGAAGCCGGGACGGGCGAAGGTGGTGACGATGACCACGCGGATCGGCAACTGCTGGCGCTGCACCCGCTGCGCCAGTTCCAGGCCGCTGAGGCCGGGCATCTCGATGTCGGTGACCAGCAGGTCCGGCGTATGTGCCTGCAGCGCGCGCCAGGCGGCCTCGCCGTCGGCGGCGCTGGCGACCACGGCGATATCCGCTTCCAGGCCCAGCAGCGCGCTGAGCGCACCGCGCACCATCGCCTGGTCTTCCGCCAGCACTAATCGAATCACGCTTGCCCCCGGTGCTTGTGGGCGCATTGTAGGGCGCCGGCCGCAGTCACGTTCAGCGCAACGCGGGATCCTGGCAGCCGCGCGGTTCCGGCGCGGTCTCCGCTGCGGGCGGTGTCGCAGACGGCGTGCGCGGCAACGGCGCCGACGCCAGCAGGCGGGTGCCCTGGCCGCGTTCGGACTCGATCCGCAACGCCCCGCCCACCGCCTCCAACCGTTCGCGCATGCTGGCCAGGCCGGTGCCCGGCTGCATCGCGCTGCCGCGGCCATCGTCGCGGATCTCCAGCCAGGCCTGGTCGCGCTCGCACCACAGCCGCAGCTGCGCATTGCGGGCTTCGGCATGGCGCTGGATGTTGGTGGCGGCCTCGCGCAGCACCATGGCGAACACGGTCTCCAGCTGTGCGCACTGCGGCAGCGCATCGACCTGATAGCGGAAGGTGACCCCGGAGGATTCCAGCAGCAGTTTGGCCGAGGCCATCTCCGCCGCCAGCTGCGCGGCGCGGATGCCGCTGACCGCGCGCCGCACCTGGCCCAGCGCCTCGCGCGCGACCTGGCTGACGTCTTCCATCTCCTGCCGTGCCGCGGCCGGATCGCGCGCCAGCAGGCGCGCGGCAAGGTCCGACTTCAGCGCCACCAGCGACAGCGTGTGGCCGAGCAGATCGTGCAGATCGCGGCCGATGCGCTCGCGCTCGGCGACCCCGGCCAGGCGTCGCACTTCCTCATGGCTCAGGCGCAGCTGCGCATCGGCGCGCGCGCGGCGTTCGAAGCTGATGTTCATCAGCCCCACCGACAGGCCGATCACCACCGCGCTGGTCATGTACAGCGGCGACCAGCCGCGCAGCCACCAGGCCAGCGCGAAGGCGGCCAGCAACAGCAGCATCGCCGCCAGCGCGCGCGCCATCGGAAAGCAGAACGCCAGGAACGCGCAGGCATAGATGATGTAGCACTGCGCGCCCGGGTTGTACGGCAGCAGCACGAAGCCCAGTGCCGCCATGCCGGCCACGCACCAGCGCAGGTAGCGGCGATCGCGGTAGTAGGCGCAGTAGTACAGCGCCAGGAACACGGCGTAGCTGGCCATGGTCGGCCAGAACCAGCTGGTGAAGTACTGTGGCTCGTACAGCGGCGTCACGAACAGCCAGATCGACCAGACCAGCGACAGCCACACGAACCACTGCGTGCTGCGCCGGGCATTGCTCCAGCCCAGGCGCCGGGCGATCAGCGATTCGGGCGAGGCGTCCAAGGCGATCACGGCAGGCTCCAGGGGCGGACGCGCTGCCGCGGTGCATAGCATAGCGAGCGAGCGCCGGTGCCGCGCAACGGTGCCGACGGCGTGGCTGGAATGGGCGATGCCGGCGTCGCCGTGCCGGCGCGACAGAGGCCGGCCATCAGCCGCGGCGCAGGCGCCGATGCGCCAGCGCAAAGAACGCCACGGTCACCGCCAGCAGTGCGGCGATGTGGCCGGCGACGCTACTGCCGTTGTCCTGGCCGACCACGCGCAACGCGAGTTGGCCCAGGTGGTAGGACGGCCACAGCGGCGCCAGCGTGGTCAGCAGCGATGGCAGCATCTGCAGCGGGATCCACAGGCCGGACAGGAACGCCATCGGCAGGTAGATCAGGTTGACCACCGCCGGCGCGCCGCTGCCGCCGACGCGGGCGCCGATGTACAGGCCGATCGCACAGAACGGCAGCGTGCCCAGTACATCGACCAGCAGCAGCAAGCCGCGCTGCGGCAACGCCAGGTGTACCCCGCCCAGCACGCTGCCGAGCAGTTGCAACAACACCCCGATCGCCAGCGCGAACAACATCGCCAGCACCGTGCGCGCCAGCAGCATCGCCGCTGGCGGCACCGGCATCGCACGCTTGAGCGTGAGCAGGCCGCGTTCGCGGTCCAGCGCCAGGCCCACACCGAAGCCGAACAGCGCCGGCGCCATCACCCCGAACACGCCGTAGCTGGCCATCAGGTACACCGCGGCGGCAGGGTTGCCGCGGTTGAGCACGATGCCGAACAGCAGGTAGAACATCGGCGGGAACAGCAGGGTCGGCAACGCGAAGGATGGGGTGCGCAGCCAGCGCATGAGTTCGTAGCGGATTTCGCGCAAGAGCAGCGCGGCATGGTCGCGCAGGAGCAGCGCGGCATGGTCGCGTAGTGGCAATTCGGAGGAGTCGTACAACGGCAGGGGGACGTCGCGGGCGAGTTCGGCGGCGGAATCGGTGCGACGCGGGTCCAGAGTATTCATGCGGCCTCCGCACGGGTGATGGCGAGGAACGCGTCGGCTAGGCCGGCGCGCCTGACTTCCAGCTCGTCCAGCCCCGGATCGGCGGCGAGCAATTGCGCCACCACCGGCTCGGCCGGTTCGGCGACGATCTCCAGCACGCCGTCGCGGCCGTCCACGCGCCGCACCTGCGGCCAGCTCGCCACCTGCGCCGCGTCCAGCACGCTGCGGCAGCGGATCGTGCGCTGCTCGAAGCGCGCGCGCAGCTCTTCCACGCTGCCCTCGGCGATCAACGTGCCGCGTTGCAGCACCGCGACCCGGTCGGCCAGCGCCTCGGCCTCTTCCAGGTAATGCGTGGTCAGCAGCACCGCGCAGCCGTCCGCGACCAGCTCCTGGATCGCCCGCCACATGCCCTGCCGCGCCTCGATGTCCAGACCGGTGCTGGGTTCGTCCAGGAACAGCACCTGCGGCCGCCCGCAGATCGCCATCGCGAACTGCACGCGCCGCTGCTGGCCGCCGGACAAGCCGCCGTAGCGGCGTGCCATCAACCCGTCCAACCCGGCCAATGCCACGCAATCGGCGACGCTGCGCGGGCGCCGGTAATAGCCGCGCGTCTGGTCCAGCAGTTCGCCCACCCGCAGCGTGTCCGGCAACCCGGCGGACTGCAGCATCACCCCGGCCTGGCGCCGCGCGCCGAGCGCGCGCGGATCCTGCCCGCACAGCTGCGCACTGCCGGCGTCGGCCACCTGCAGCCCGAGCAACAGCGCCACCGCCGTGCTCTTGCCCGCGCCGTTGGCGCCGAGCAGCGCCAGCAACTGGCCGCGCTGAAGTTGCAGATCCACGCCATCCAGCGCGACCACCGCGCCGTAGCGTTTGTGCACGCCGCGCAGCTGCGCCAGCGGGAGAGTGTCGGGTGCGTGCATCGGCATGGACCGGTCGTGGCAGGAGTGGCCATGCTGCGCTGCGCCGTCGGCGCATCCCAGTGCGGCCCGTCAGCCACGGCAGGTGACAGCTGTCACTGGCGATGGCCGCGCGATTGCCGCATGCTGCGCTCCACGCCATGGGGAATGGCGCCGCACCTACCGCAGCGCAACGCAGAAAGTGACTTCCGGCAACTTGGAAGCGCGCGCCTCGCCGATCCACACTGCGCCTACCGATTCATCCAGGGACACGATGAGTACCTCCGCCGAACTGCTCAAAGAACTCCGTATCGACCGCAAGGCACCGCCGAGCGAACCGCCGTCGCGGCGCGGGCTGTGGATCGCCGTGGTCCTGGTGCTGCTGCTCGCGCTCGGCGTCGGCGGCTGGCTGCTGTTCGGGCGCGGCAAGGCCATCGAAGTGACCACCGCGCCGGTGGTGGCGATCGCCGCCGGCAGCAGCAGCGCCTCGGTGCTGGACGCCAGCGGCTACGTGGTGGCGCGGCGCATGGCCACGGTGTCGGCGAAGATCACCGGCAAGGTGCGCGAAGTGCTGATCGAGGAAGGCATGCGCGTGGAGCAGGGCCAGGTGATGGCGACGCTGGACCCGATCGACGCCGGCGCGCAGCGGCAACTGTCGGCCTCGCAGCTGGACGCGGCACGCAGCCAGGTGACCAACATGCAGGCGCAGCTGCGCCAGGCCGAGGCCGATGCGCAGCGGCTGCAGACGCTGTCCACGCAGCAGCTGGTGTCGCGCTCGCAATACGAGCAGGCGCTGTCGCAGCGCGACGCCCTGCGCGCGCAGCTGCAGAGCGCGCAGCGCAACGTGGTGGTGGCCGGCAACCAGCTGTCGATCTCCGACCTCAACGTGGACAACACCATCGTGCGCGCGCCCTTCGCTGGCGTGGTCACCGCCAAGGCGGCGCAGCCGGGCGAGATCGTGTCGCCGCTGTCGGCCGGCGGCGGCTTTACCCGCACCGGCATCGGCACGGTGGTGGACATGGATTCGCTGGAGATCGAGGTGGAAGTGGGCGAGGCCTTCATCGGCCGGGTCAAGCCGGGCATGCCGGTGGAAGCTGTGCTCAACGCCTACCCGGAGTGGAAGATCCCGGCCGAAGTGATCGCGATCATTCCCTCGGCCGACCGCGGCAAGGCCACGGTGAAGGTGCGCGTGGCGCTGAAGCAGAAGGACCCGCGGATCGTGCCGGAAATGGGCGTGCGCGTGAGCTTCCTGGAAGCGCCGCAGGCGCAGGCGCAAGACAAGCCGCAGGGCGTGCGCGCGCCGGGCGCGGCGATCGTCAAGCGCGGCGGGCAGGAGGTGGCGTTCGCGCTGAAGGAGGACAACACGGTCGAGCAGCGCGCGCTGAAGACCGGCATCGCGCTGGGCGACGACCGCCAGGTGCTGTCGGGCCTGACGGCGGGCGACACGGTGGTGCTGGATCCGCCGGAGACGTTGCGCGACGGTGTCAATGTAAAGATGGCGGAGGCGACCGAGCAATAACGGCGACCGCATGTGAGGTACCGCGCGTTGGCGCGAACCACTGCATGTCGCCCGTGTCGTCACCGCCTTGCTCCATCGCCCTAAAGACGGCGGCGCTCGCTTTGTTTCCGTCCCGTTCTTGCCATACCGCGTATCGCCCCAGCTAGTCGTTTCATCGCATCGTTTGGTTTCTGCTCGTGCTGGATCAAGCCTGCAATTGGCTGCACAAGCTCCAACTGCCATACCGCTCTTGATATTGCTGTAGCTGTTGCTCTGCTCTGCTGTTGCTACTGCTCTGCTGTTGCTACTGCTCCGCTGTTGCTACTGCTCCGCTGTTGCTGTCGCTCCGCTGTGGCTTTTGACTTTCCGGGTTCCCTTCCGCAGCGGCGGATGGACCGGGGAAAAACCCGAAGGGCGGCGCACATGGATGTGCGCCGTTCGCGGCAGGGGCAGGATGCCCCTTCCGCGAATCCCCGGTGCATCCGCGGACCCGGAGCGCGCAGCGCGGAGGGCGCTCGGCAGGGCGCGCTTTCTTTTGGTTACTTTTCTTTGCGCGAGCAAAGAAAAGTGACCCGCCAAGGGCGGAAGCCTTTGCTGTTGCTTTTTTGCTTGGGCGTTTGCTTTTGTAGGAGCGGCTTCAGCCGCGACACCTTCCTGACAGAATCAGTCGCGGCTGAAGCCGCTCCTACAGGGGCTCTAACACTGCAGGAGCAAGAGCAAAAGCTTTCGCCTGCGGCGAGTTACTTTTCTTTGCTTGTGCAAAGAAAAGTAACCAAAAGAAAGCACACCCTACTCCGCGCCCTCCGCGCTGCGCGCTCCGGGTCCGCGAATAGGACGGGATTCGCGGAAGGGGCATCCTGCCCCTGCCGCGAACGGCGCACATCCCTGTGCGCCGCCCCTTCGGGGTTTTTCCCGCCCTATTCGCCGCTGCGTAAGGGACCCGGCAGAGCGAAAAGCTGAAGAGCAAAGCAAGGCAAGACAAGGCAACTGCAACTGCAACTGCAACTGCAAGCGACACAAGCATCAGCGAACTGCCTCACCGCAATCGGCACATCCACTACCCGTCCACTGCCAGGAACACCACCATGTCCACCCTCGTCAAACTGCGCAACGTCACCAAGACCTACCAGCGCGGACCCGAGAAAGTACAAGTCCTGCACGGCATCGACCTGGACATCGCACGCGGCGACTTCGTCGCGTTGATGGGTCCCTCCGGCTCCGGCAAGACCACCCTGCTGAACCTGATCGGCGGCCTGGATACCCCCAGCGGCGGCGAGATCGAGATCGAAGGCGAACGCATCGACCGCATGAGCGGCGGCCAACTGTCCACCTGGCGCAGCCAGCACGTCGGCTTCGTGTTCCAGTTCTACAACCTCATGCCCATGCTCACCGCGCAGAAGAACGTGGAACTGCCGCTGCTGCTGACCAACCTCAACGCCGCCCAGCGCAAGCGCAACGCCGAGATCGCCCTGACCCTGGTCAACCTCGCCGACCGCCGTAGCCACCGCCCCAACGAATTGTCCGGCGGCCAGCAGCAGCGCGTGGCGATCGCCCGCGCCATCGTCTCCGACCCAACCTTCCTGATCTGCGACGAACCCACCGGCGACCTGGACCGCACCGCCGCCGAGGAAATCCTGCACCTGCTGCAGCAACTCAACCGCGAACACGGCAAGACCATCATCATGGTCACCCACGACCCCAAGGCCGCCGAGTACGCCAGCCACACCGTGCACCTGGACAAGGGCGAGCTGGCCGACGCGCCGCTCGTGGCGCATTGAACCGGCCGCTGCCGCCGCGCGCATTCCGCGCCCCGGCATCCCGTCCCCTGGAGGATCGAACATGAAATATTTTTCGTTGGTCTGGGCCCAGCTGTTCCGCAGCAAGACCCGCACCCTGCTGACCCTACTGTCGGTGGTCGCCGCGTTCCTGCTGTTCGGCATGCTCGACTCGGTGCGCGTGGCGTTCAATTCCGGCGGCAGCGTCGAAGGCGCCAACCGGCTGATCGTGTCCTCGCGCCTGTCGATCACCCAGTCGCTGCCGGTCAGCCTGCAATCGCAGATCGAATCGGTGCCCGGAGTGAAGAAGGTCACCTACGCGATGTGGTTCGGCGGCATCTACCGCGACCCGAAGAACTTCTTCCCCAACTTCTCGGTGGCGCCGAATTTCTTCGACGTGTACAGCGAGTACGACGTGCCGCCGGCGCAGCTCAAGGCGTTCCGCGAAACCCGCACCGCGGCGGCCGTAGGCGCGTCGTTGGCCAAGAAGAACGGCTGGAAGATCGGCGACACTATTCCGCTGCAGGCCACTATCTTCCCGCGCGGCGGCAGCAACGACTGGCCGCTGACCCTGACCACCATCTTCAAGGTCAAGGACGCCAAGAACGCGCAGGCCGAGAACCAGTTGATGATGAACTGGAAGTACTTCGACGAATCCAACGACTACATCAAGAACAAGGTCAGCTGGTACACCGTGCAACTCGGCAGCGCCGACCAGGCCTCGCGGGTGGCGCAGGCGATCGACGCGCTGTCGCTGAACTCCGACCACGAGACCAAGAGCCAGACCGAGGCCGCGTTCTCGCAGGCCTTCGCCAAGCAGTTCGCCGACGTCGGTCTGATCGTCACTGCGATCATGGCCGCGGTGTTCTTCACCCTGCTGCTGCTCACCGGCAACACCATGGCGCAGGCGGTGCGCGAGCGCATCCCGGAGCTGGCGGTGCTGAAGACGCTCGGCTTCCGCGACGGCACCGTGCTGAC
Proteins encoded:
- a CDS encoding efflux RND transporter periplasmic adaptor subunit; the encoded protein is MSTSAELLKELRIDRKAPPSEPPSRRGLWIAVVLVLLLALGVGGWLLFGRGKAIEVTTAPVVAIAAGSSSASVLDASGYVVARRMATVSAKITGKVREVLIEEGMRVEQGQVMATLDPIDAGAQRQLSASQLDAARSQVTNMQAQLRQAEADAQRLQTLSTQQLVSRSQYEQALSQRDALRAQLQSAQRNVVVAGNQLSISDLNVDNTIVRAPFAGVVTAKAAQPGEIVSPLSAGGGFTRTGIGTVVDMDSLEIEVEVGEAFIGRVKPGMPVEAVLNAYPEWKIPAEVIAIIPSADRGKATVKVRVALKQKDPRIVPEMGVRVSFLEAPQAQAQDKPQGVRAPGAAIVKRGGQEVAFALKEDNTVEQRALKTGIALGDDRQVLSGLTAGDTVVLDPPETLRDGVNVKMAEATEQ
- a CDS encoding ABC transporter ATP-binding protein gives rise to the protein MSTLVKLRNVTKTYQRGPEKVQVLHGIDLDIARGDFVALMGPSGSGKTTLLNLIGGLDTPSGGEIEIEGERIDRMSGGQLSTWRSQHVGFVFQFYNLMPMLTAQKNVELPLLLTNLNAAQRKRNAEIALTLVNLADRRSHRPNELSGGQQQRVAIARAIVSDPTFLICDEPTGDLDRTAAEEILHLLQQLNREHGKTIIMVTHDPKAAEYASHTVHLDKGELADAPLVAH
- a CDS encoding ABC transporter permease, which translates into the protein MKYFSLVWAQLFRSKTRTLLTLLSVVAAFLLFGMLDSVRVAFNSGGSVEGANRLIVSSRLSITQSLPVSLQSQIESVPGVKKVTYAMWFGGIYRDPKNFFPNFSVAPNFFDVYSEYDVPPAQLKAFRETRTAAAVGASLAKKNGWKIGDTIPLQATIFPRGGSNDWPLTLTTIFKVKDAKNAQAENQLMMNWKYFDESNDYIKNKVSWYTVQLGSADQASRVAQAIDALSLNSDHETKSQTEAAFSQAFAKQFADVGLIVTAIMAAVFFTLLLLTGNTMAQAVRERIPELAVLKTLGFRDGTVLTLVMVESVLLIVLGGLIGMGLAALVIPGVAAASGGMMPMRGVPAQTWLVALGLMVAIGIVVGLLPALRAQRLKIVDALAGR